One segment of Zhihengliuella halotolerans DNA contains the following:
- a CDS encoding helix-turn-helix domain-containing protein, whose product MEIGASVVQRISVRAGQGTLVPGTRQAELLTLGLVEEGSLELSREGGTSFTASAGDVFLYRTTERYDVVWNEDVVLLTAGVPLDVIDEFGMDHGVVDGPVGAETGLLEPTLRFLGAAADLDEGVTALDAYFVEKLIQEMFGALLLTSRGLRDAVERDAPGLYDRAVALITARRAECDLTPERIAGELNVSLRHLQREFSRHSTSVAATLRRLRVEQAIHLLADPRYDVLAVPDIAFHSGFASPQLLRRALAAHGWGSPLDIRSKRRKHAGLAT is encoded by the coding sequence ATGGAGATCGGCGCAAGCGTCGTGCAGCGGATCAGTGTCCGCGCCGGGCAAGGGACACTGGTTCCCGGTACGCGTCAGGCGGAGCTCCTGACTCTGGGCCTCGTCGAGGAAGGGTCTCTGGAACTGAGCCGGGAGGGTGGAACCTCATTCACCGCATCTGCGGGTGATGTCTTCCTCTACCGGACCACCGAGCGCTACGACGTGGTCTGGAACGAGGATGTCGTGCTCCTGACCGCGGGCGTCCCGCTCGACGTCATCGACGAGTTCGGTATGGACCATGGCGTCGTCGATGGGCCTGTCGGGGCCGAAACCGGTCTGCTTGAGCCGACGCTGCGATTCCTTGGCGCGGCTGCGGACTTGGACGAAGGCGTGACGGCGCTGGACGCCTATTTCGTTGAGAAGCTGATTCAGGAGATGTTTGGTGCCTTGCTGCTCACGAGCCGTGGGCTGCGGGACGCCGTCGAGCGGGACGCGCCGGGACTGTACGACCGTGCCGTCGCGCTGATCACCGCTCGTCGCGCGGAATGCGACCTCACGCCGGAACGGATCGCCGGCGAGTTGAACGTGTCACTGCGCCACCTCCAGCGCGAATTCTCGCGGCACTCGACGTCGGTCGCCGCCACACTGCGCAGGCTACGCGTCGAGCAGGCGATCCACCTGCTGGCCGACCCGCGCTACGACGTGCTGGCAGTGCCGGATATCGCCTTCCACTCCGGCTTCGCCTCGCCACAGTTGCTTCGACGGGCGCTTGCAGCCCACGGTTGGGGGTCGCCGCTCGACATCCGTTCCAAGCGCCGCAAACACGCCGGCCTCGCGACATAG
- a CDS encoding LacI family DNA-binding transcriptional regulator: protein MEPSSRTARPTIRDVAAAAGVSRGTVSRVINGGHWVSPEARRLVEDAIAETGYTVNQHARSLATGRANSLAFLVTEPQHLLFEDPTYSLLLRGATQALAERGMTLVLLMAGTEGERRTTLEYLRAGHVDGVLLISSHASDLYIGELAEAGVPAVCSGLPAGPAAGAPAVSIDEDAATRAMVRHLRGRGRQRIAHLAGPADTPGGRLRHEAFQDELGEGYDARLVEAGDFGRASGAAAMERLLAGGADFDAVFAASDAMAAGAVSVLRREGLRVPDDVGVAGFDDSGLAEAHDPPLTTIRQPWEEISREMVALLLEAVNGAPARQVMLPTTLVQRAST from the coding sequence GCGTCTCGCGGGGGACGGTTTCGAGGGTCATCAACGGCGGCCACTGGGTCTCACCCGAGGCACGCCGACTCGTGGAAGACGCGATTGCGGAGACCGGATACACCGTCAATCAACACGCGCGCAGCCTCGCGACCGGGCGGGCGAACTCCCTCGCCTTCCTCGTAACCGAGCCCCAGCACCTCCTCTTCGAGGACCCGACGTACTCGCTCCTGCTGCGGGGCGCCACGCAGGCGCTCGCGGAGCGCGGCATGACGCTCGTGCTGCTCATGGCCGGCACCGAGGGCGAACGTCGCACGACATTGGAGTACTTGCGCGCCGGTCACGTCGACGGCGTCCTGTTGATCTCCTCCCATGCCTCCGATCTCTACATCGGTGAACTCGCGGAGGCGGGCGTTCCCGCTGTCTGCAGCGGCCTTCCTGCCGGTCCTGCCGCAGGCGCCCCGGCCGTCTCCATCGACGAGGACGCTGCTACTCGGGCCATGGTGCGGCACCTGCGCGGGCGCGGCCGGCAGCGCATTGCGCATCTGGCCGGACCCGCGGACACCCCGGGCGGGCGGCTCCGGCATGAAGCTTTTCAGGACGAATTGGGGGAGGGGTACGACGCCCGGCTCGTCGAGGCGGGTGACTTCGGGCGCGCCTCAGGCGCGGCGGCCATGGAGCGGCTCCTGGCCGGCGGTGCGGACTTCGACGCGGTCTTCGCGGCTTCGGATGCCATGGCGGCGGGGGCGGTGTCCGTCCTGCGGCGCGAGGGGCTTCGCGTGCCGGACGACGTCGGGGTCGCCGGCTTCGACGATTCCGGACTGGCAGAGGCTCACGACCCTCCCTTGACGACCATCCGCCAGCCCTGGGAAGAGATCAGCCGGGAGATGGTCGCGTTGCTGCTCGAGGCGGTCAACGGAGCCCCGGCCCGGCAGGTCATGCTCCCGACCACGCTGGTGCAGCGCGCAAGCACCTGA